A genomic segment from Streptosporangium roseum DSM 43021 encodes:
- a CDS encoding extracellular solute-binding protein, translating into MKILNWAAAGVALLALAACAPSTAPSASGGDDKSGTLRVWLFDEPNRAPKEKIVGEAIKEFGAANADVKVEVTYIPTTPARHEKFKGAFNDPASAPDVAEYGNTDLAEYAAAGGFADLSADLQSWTEGKDVGADLLKSATVDGKVYGLPWYIGIRALYYRTDVFEELGLKPPTTIGNLTSAAREIRKKKPELYGIAVGGEYTFGALPFVWDAGGDIESLDSPEARKGVQAYTDLLSDDNCPPQACASLTGGKTVELFASGKAAMGILGNFSRSAVDAGAAAGKYAVVPLPGAKEGTIAPAFSGGNNLGVMKNSKHRSLAVKFLQLLGGKAYQTKMYEAMGNLPTLTSARDELAAKDSFLKPFLDTVAAGTRFVPIDPAWVKIDNQKVIPTMLQKIATKQATVEQATDEAAAAVKAAFGRS; encoded by the coding sequence GTGAAGATCCTGAACTGGGCGGCGGCAGGTGTGGCCCTGCTGGCCCTCGCCGCGTGCGCCCCTTCCACCGCCCCGTCCGCGAGCGGCGGCGACGACAAGTCCGGGACCCTGCGAGTGTGGCTCTTCGACGAGCCCAACCGCGCCCCCAAGGAGAAGATCGTCGGAGAGGCGATCAAGGAGTTCGGCGCCGCCAACGCGGATGTGAAGGTCGAGGTGACCTACATCCCGACGACGCCCGCCCGGCACGAGAAGTTCAAAGGCGCGTTCAACGACCCGGCGAGCGCCCCCGACGTCGCCGAGTACGGCAACACCGACCTCGCCGAGTACGCCGCCGCGGGAGGCTTCGCCGACCTGAGCGCCGACCTGCAGAGCTGGACGGAGGGCAAGGACGTCGGCGCCGACCTGCTCAAGTCCGCGACCGTCGACGGCAAGGTCTACGGCCTGCCCTGGTACATCGGCATCCGCGCGCTCTACTACCGCACCGACGTCTTCGAGGAGCTCGGCCTCAAGCCGCCCACGACGATCGGGAACCTCACCTCGGCCGCCCGTGAGATCCGCAAGAAGAAGCCCGAGCTGTACGGCATCGCCGTCGGCGGCGAGTACACCTTCGGCGCGCTCCCGTTCGTCTGGGACGCCGGCGGCGACATCGAGAGCCTCGACAGCCCCGAGGCCCGCAAGGGCGTGCAGGCCTACACCGACCTGCTCAGCGACGACAACTGCCCGCCGCAGGCCTGCGCGAGTCTCACCGGCGGCAAGACCGTCGAGCTGTTCGCCAGCGGCAAGGCGGCCATGGGCATCCTCGGCAACTTCAGCCGCTCCGCGGTCGACGCGGGAGCGGCGGCGGGCAAGTACGCCGTGGTGCCGCTGCCGGGCGCCAAGGAGGGGACGATCGCCCCGGCCTTCTCCGGCGGCAACAACCTCGGCGTCATGAAGAACAGCAAGCACCGCTCGCTGGCCGTCAAGTTCCTGCAGCTGCTGGGCGGCAAGGCCTACCAGACCAAGATGTACGAGGCCATGGGCAACCTGCCCACGCTGACCTCGGCCCGTGACGAGCTCGCGGCCAAGGACTCCTTCCTCAAGCCGTTCCTCGACACCGTCGCGGCCGGCACCCGCTTCGTGCCGATCGACCCGGCCTGGGTGAAGATCGACAACCAGAAGGTCATCCCGACCATGCTCCAGAAGATCGCCACCAAGCAGGCCACCGTCGAGCAGGCCACCGACGAGGCAGCCGCGGCGGTGAAGGCCGCGTTCGGCCGGTCATGA
- a CDS encoding IclR family transcriptional regulator produces MNEAAPERNQSASLRRALAVLEHVRDHTGAGQGLSLTRLAEAVGLSKSTVLRLTAPLIDARLLERDRRTGAYRLGHGALHLGQAYLATLDLRTVAAEESHRLMTEVRETVHLVVYDAPDVVYIDKVENETNVRMASRIGSRAPVYCTAVGKAILAWQPEEDVERVVAAGMPHITRYTITEADRLRAELSRIRQRGYSVDDRENEPEVRCVAAPIFNHTDTATSAISVSGLTSRITAARVRDLGPLVAETALRISRKLGSTR; encoded by the coding sequence ATGAACGAAGCTGCCCCGGAACGCAACCAGTCGGCCTCGCTCCGGCGCGCCCTCGCCGTGCTGGAACACGTGCGCGACCACACGGGCGCCGGTCAGGGCCTGTCGCTCACCAGGCTCGCCGAGGCGGTCGGCCTGTCCAAGAGCACGGTGCTCCGGCTGACCGCCCCGCTCATCGACGCCAGGCTGCTGGAGCGCGACCGCAGGACCGGTGCCTACCGGCTGGGGCACGGCGCGCTCCACCTCGGCCAGGCCTATCTGGCCACGCTCGACCTGCGTACGGTCGCCGCCGAGGAGTCCCACCGGCTGATGACCGAGGTCCGGGAGACCGTCCACCTCGTGGTCTACGACGCGCCGGACGTGGTCTACATCGACAAGGTCGAGAACGAGACCAACGTGCGCATGGCCTCGCGCATCGGCAGCCGGGCCCCCGTCTACTGCACCGCCGTCGGCAAGGCGATCCTCGCCTGGCAGCCGGAGGAGGACGTCGAGCGGGTCGTGGCCGCCGGCATGCCGCACATCACCCGCTACACCATCACCGAGGCCGACCGGCTCCGCGCCGAGCTGAGCCGGATCCGGCAGCGGGGCTACTCGGTCGACGACCGCGAGAACGAGCCCGAGGTGCGCTGCGTCGCCGCACCGATCTTCAACCACACCGACACCGCGACCTCGGCCATCTCCGTCTCCGGCCTCACCTCGCGGATCACCGCCGCCCGGGTCCGCGACCTGGGGCCGCTGGTGGCGGAGACGGCCCTGCGCATCTCCAGGAAGCTGGGGTCGACTCGATGA
- a CDS encoding sugar kinase yields MIDLVTLGESMALFTARRTGLLRHARDFGLSVGGAESNLAIGVTRLGRRAAWIGRVGADEFGELLRSTLAGEGVDVQGMIVDPDAPTGLMIKNRRTSEMVDVRYYRSGSAGSRLRPEDLDVSLIRSARVLHITGITLALSASAREAVRAAVAEARDAGVTVSADINYRRALWSPEEASAVLRETVAATDVLFATEAEARLIVEGADPVALAGALSDLGPRHVLVKRGPLGAVELSDGVVRHAEPYHVTELDPVGAGDAFAAGWLAETLEGAGPERRLATACAAGAFAVAADGDWESLPRRSDLDRLRPADAVSR; encoded by the coding sequence ATGATCGATCTGGTAACGCTCGGTGAGAGCATGGCGCTGTTCACCGCGCGTCGTACCGGCCTGCTCCGGCACGCCCGTGACTTCGGTCTCAGCGTGGGCGGCGCGGAGTCGAACCTGGCGATCGGCGTCACCCGTCTCGGCCGGCGCGCGGCGTGGATCGGCAGGGTCGGCGCCGACGAGTTCGGGGAGCTGCTCCGCTCGACGCTGGCGGGTGAGGGCGTCGACGTCCAGGGGATGATCGTCGATCCGGACGCCCCCACGGGCTTGATGATCAAGAATCGGCGCACGAGCGAGATGGTCGACGTGCGTTACTACCGCTCCGGCAGCGCCGGGTCCCGGCTCCGGCCCGAGGACCTCGACGTCTCACTGATCCGGTCGGCACGCGTGCTGCACATCACGGGGATCACGCTCGCGCTGTCCGCCTCCGCCCGGGAGGCGGTGCGCGCCGCGGTCGCCGAGGCCCGCGACGCGGGCGTGACCGTGTCGGCGGACATCAACTACCGCCGCGCCCTGTGGAGCCCCGAGGAGGCGTCCGCCGTGCTGCGGGAGACCGTCGCGGCGACGGACGTGCTGTTCGCGACCGAGGCGGAGGCCCGTCTGATCGTCGAAGGCGCGGACCCGGTCGCCCTGGCCGGGGCCCTGTCGGATCTCGGCCCGCGCCACGTGCTCGTCAAACGCGGCCCGCTCGGCGCGGTCGAGCTCTCCGACGGCGTCGTACGGCACGCGGAGCCGTACCACGTCACCGAGCTCGACCCCGTGGGGGCCGGCGACGCCTTCGCCGCGGGCTGGCTCGCCGAGACGCTGGAGGGCGCCGGTCCCGAACGCCGTCTCGCGACCGCGTGCGCGGCCGGGGCCTTCGCGGTCGCCGCGGACGGCGACTGGGAGAGCCTCCCCCGCCGCTCCGACCTGGACCGCCTGCGCCCGGCGGACGCGGTCAGCCGCTGA